The following is a genomic window from Deltaproteobacteria bacterium.
GACTTATTCCATCTGGCAAAATATGCAATGGATAAAGGCATAAGGACAGCGCTTTCAACAAACGGCATTTTGATTGATAAAGATATTGCAAAGAAGATAAAGGATGCTGGTTTTGCATATGTTGGTGTCAGCCTTGATGGGACTGGCGCGGTGAATGACAGTTTCAGGGGCGCCAAAGGCGCATTCAAAAATGGGCTTGCTGGTATGAGGCATTGCAGGGATGCAGGCATAAGGGTCGGCATAAGATTTACAATGAGTAAGCGAACAATAAATGAACTGCCTAAAATCTTTGAACTTGCAGAGAAAGAAAACATACCAAGGATTTACATATCTCATCTTGTTTATTCAGGCAGGGGTGAAAGGATTAAGAAAGACGACCTTTCACATGATGAGACAAGACATGCAATGGATTTTATATTTGATAAGACAATGGATTTTTATAGAAGGGGACTTGATAAGGATGTCCTGACAGGCAACAATGATGCTGACGGCGTTTATCTGTATCTCAAGGCAAGGAGCGAAAATACTGAAAAGGCAGAAAAGATTTATGCCATGTTAAAGAAAAGAGGCGGAAACTCAAGCGGCGTCAGCATAGGCTGCATAGACAGTCAGGGCTATGTTCATCCTGACCAGTTCTGGTTTCATTACTCATTTGGCAATGTGAAAGAAAGAAGATTCAGCGAGATATGGAATGATACATCCGATGCCTTGATGAAGGGGCTTAAAAATAAAACAAAGATGGTTAAAGGCAGATGCAAGGCATGTCATTACCTTGATATATGCGGCGGGAATTACAGGGTTCGGGCAGAGGTAATACACAGCGATGTCTGGGCAGAAGACCCAGGGTGTTATCTGACAGATGAAGAGATTGGTATTGCAAGGGGTATAAAGGCATCGGCAAGAGGAGGGTACTAATAAGTGCATCTATAAAGTTAGTGCAATAGTTTAAACAGTTTTTTTGCCTCGGGTTTTAATAGACTTAATAAAAGACCCTATTTCTTCTCCTTTATCCTTCCTGACTTTGCAATATTATCCAATGTGGCACTGCTTAAATAATCAAGAAACCTCTTTTGTGCCTCCTTCCATACATCATGAACAGGACAGACCTCGTCTCTCGG
Proteins encoded in this region:
- a CDS encoding radical SAM protein: MLGVTKLLCEIDKIAEGVKSYGHGTSPRLLQFSNEKRPVVVWNVTRRCNLHCVHCYSDSFDHHYNDELSTEDGINLINDLADFKVPVLIFSGGDPILRQDLFHLAKYAMDKGIRTALSTNGILIDKDIAKKIKDAGFAYVGVSLDGTGAVNDSFRGAKGAFKNGLAGMRHCRDAGIRVGIRFTMSKRTINELPKIFELAEKENIPRIYISHLVYSGRGERIKKDDLSHDETRHAMDFIFDKTMDFYRRGLDKDVLTGNNDADGVYLYLKARSENTEKAEKIYAMLKKRGGNSSGVSIGCIDSQGYVHPDQFWFHYSFGNVKERRFSEIWNDTSDALMKGLKNKTKMVKGRCKACHYLDICGGNYRVRAEVIHSDVWAEDPGCYLTDEEIGIARGIKASARGGY